Proteins from a genomic interval of Clostridium sp. AN503:
- a CDS encoding FGGY-family carbohydrate kinase, translating into MRYLVGIDNGGTFSKAAVFDEDGNQVSVASAGTIMITPKPGYMERDMEQLWQVNVKAVREAIQQSGIDPKNIAGVSFSGHGKGLYLTGKDGRPVYNGILSTDSRAWEYIDKWYADGTNQKIYPKTCQEILVMQPVALLAWLKDHKPEVLEKTRYIFSVKDYIRYKLTDEAFGEYTDFSGSNLVNLSTGSYDREILEMLGIEEAYKKLPPLRHSSDICGHVTKKASKETLLPEGIPVAAGMFDVDACGIASGLVNENHICMIAGTWSINEFISKKPIIDGSVALNSMFCIPGYFLIEESSPTSAGNMEWFIHNLMGYEKKEAEEQGDSVYALTNEWVDSIAPEDSSLIFLPFLNGSNEDPLAKGTFIGLTAYHTKKHMLRAVYEGIVFSHMTHVKKLLLNHETPCSLRLAGGAANSSVWVQIFADAFQIPVETISDKELGAQGAAIAAGIAAGIYKDYSDAVRRTVQITNRVMPRLEYRQIYEQKYAAYLKIVHALKQADTWKIFKNQ; encoded by the coding sequence ATGAGATATTTGGTTGGAATCGATAATGGTGGAACGTTTTCAAAAGCAGCGGTTTTCGATGAGGATGGAAATCAGGTTTCGGTTGCCAGTGCAGGTACAATAATGATAACCCCTAAGCCAGGCTATATGGAACGTGATATGGAGCAACTGTGGCAGGTTAACGTCAAGGCTGTGCGGGAAGCAATTCAACAAAGTGGAATTGATCCGAAGAATATTGCAGGCGTTTCTTTTTCTGGTCATGGCAAAGGTCTCTACCTGACCGGAAAGGATGGACGTCCAGTTTATAATGGAATTTTGTCTACAGATAGCAGAGCCTGGGAATATATTGACAAATGGTACGCGGATGGCACGAACCAAAAGATATATCCAAAAACCTGTCAGGAGATTCTGGTGATGCAGCCCGTAGCGCTCCTTGCATGGCTTAAGGATCACAAACCAGAAGTGCTTGAGAAAACCCGTTATATTTTTTCTGTAAAAGATTATATCCGGTACAAGCTTACAGATGAGGCTTTTGGAGAGTATACAGATTTTTCCGGTTCAAATCTAGTAAACCTCAGTACAGGTTCCTATGACAGAGAGATTTTAGAGATGCTTGGAATTGAAGAAGCCTATAAAAAACTTCCTCCACTGCGCCATTCTTCAGATATTTGTGGTCATGTGACAAAAAAAGCCAGTAAAGAAACTCTTTTGCCAGAGGGAATTCCTGTGGCAGCAGGCATGTTTGATGTAGATGCCTGCGGCATTGCGTCAGGTCTTGTGAACGAAAATCATATATGTATGATTGCTGGAACCTGGAGCATAAATGAATTTATCTCGAAAAAGCCGATTATAGATGGTTCAGTAGCCTTAAATTCCATGTTTTGTATACCAGGATACTTTCTCATAGAAGAAAGCAGCCCTACTTCTGCTGGTAATATGGAATGGTTCATTCATAATCTTATGGGGTATGAAAAAAAGGAAGCAGAGGAGCAGGGGGATTCTGTCTATGCGCTTACAAATGAGTGGGTGGACTCAATTGCCCCTGAGGACAGCAGCTTGATTTTTCTGCCATTTTTAAATGGTTCCAACGAGGACCCGTTGGCAAAGGGGACTTTTATAGGATTGACCGCTTATCATACTAAAAAGCATATGCTGCGGGCAGTGTACGAAGGGATTGTCTTTTCTCATATGACTCATGTAAAGAAGTTACTTTTAAATCATGAAACGCCCTGCTCTCTTCGTCTGGCTGGAGGGGCTGCCAATTCCAGCGTTTGGGTGCAGATTTTTGCAGATGCGTTTCAGATACCAGTGGAAACCATTTCGGATAAAGAGTTAGGAGCGCAGGGGGCTGCAATTGCAGCAGGTATAGCAGCGGGCATCTATAAAGATTATAGTGATGCTGTCAGGCGGACAGTACAGATTACAAACCGAGTTATGCCAAGGCTGGAATACAGGCAGATCTATGAACAGAAATATGCCGCATATCTTAAAATTGTTCATGCACTGAAACAGGCGGATACCTGGAAAATCTTTAAAAATCAGTGA
- the ylxM gene encoding YlxM family DNA-binding protein, whose amino-acid sequence MESIVKQSLLYDFYGELLTEHQRTIYEDVVFNDMSLGEIAEEQGISRQGVHDLIKRCDKILGGYEEKLHLVSKFQQTRAMVEEIQKLTKRFGETKDEELIRQIEKISGDIMELE is encoded by the coding sequence ATGGAAAGCATTGTAAAACAGAGTCTTTTATATGATTTTTACGGAGAACTGCTGACGGAACATCAGAGGACGATCTATGAAGATGTGGTGTTCAATGACATGTCCCTCGGGGAGATTGCCGAGGAGCAGGGGATCAGCCGCCAGGGCGTGCATGATTTGATCAAGCGGTGTGATAAGATTCTGGGCGGATACGAGGAAAAGCTGCATTTGGTCAGCAAGTTCCAGCAGACCCGTGCCATGGTTGAAGAGATACAGAAGCTGACCAAACGGTTTGGGGAGACGAAAGACGAGGAACTGATACGTCAGATTGAGAAGATTTCCGGTGACATCATGGAATTGGAATAA
- the ffh gene encoding signal recognition particle protein, which produces MAFESLSDKLQNVFKSLRGKGRLSEADVKAALKEVKMALLEADVSFKVVKQFISSVQERAVGEEVLGSLQPGQMVIKIVHEELIRLMGSDTTEIALKPGNEITVIMMAGLQGAGKTTTTAKIAGKLKAKGRKPVLVACDVYRPAAIQQLQINGDKQGVPVFSMGENQNPVNIAKAAMEHAAKNGYNVVILDTAGRLHVDETMMEELVNIKGAVHVDQTILVVDAMTGQDAVNVASNFQEKVGIDGVILTKLDGDTRGGAALSIRAVTGKPILYIGMGEKLSDLEQFYPDRMASRILGMGDILTLIEKAEMEMDEEKAREMSQKLRKAEFDYNDFLDQMRQIKKMGGMNSIMSMMPGMAQMKGGIPEVDEKSMDRVEAIILSMTKEERANPGLINPSRKQRIAKGAGVEISEVNRIVKQFDQMKKMMKQLPGMMGGKKGRGGLGGMFGKMKMPF; this is translated from the coding sequence ATGGCTTTTGAGAGCTTATCTGATAAATTACAGAATGTATTTAAAAGCCTGCGCGGCAAGGGACGTTTAAGCGAGGCGGATGTGAAGGCGGCGCTTAAGGAAGTTAAGATGGCGCTGTTAGAGGCGGACGTCAGCTTCAAGGTGGTAAAGCAGTTCATAAGCTCCGTTCAGGAGCGCGCCGTAGGGGAGGAAGTGCTTGGTTCCCTGCAGCCTGGACAGATGGTCATCAAGATCGTGCATGAGGAACTGATCCGTTTGATGGGTTCCGATACCACGGAGATCGCCTTAAAGCCGGGCAATGAGATCACCGTCATCATGATGGCAGGTCTCCAGGGCGCGGGTAAGACGACCACCACGGCCAAGATCGCAGGCAAGCTGAAGGCGAAAGGCAGAAAACCAGTGCTGGTTGCCTGTGACGTTTACCGTCCGGCGGCGATCCAGCAGTTGCAGATCAACGGAGACAAACAGGGGGTTCCGGTATTCTCCATGGGAGAGAACCAGAATCCGGTCAATATAGCAAAGGCCGCCATGGAACATGCGGCAAAGAACGGCTACAATGTAGTGATCCTGGATACAGCGGGACGTCTCCATGTGGATGAGACCATGATGGAGGAGTTAGTCAACATCAAGGGAGCTGTCCATGTGGACCAGACGATCCTGGTGGTGGACGCCATGACCGGTCAGGACGCAGTCAACGTAGCATCGAATTTCCAGGAGAAAGTCGGTATCGACGGTGTCATCCTCACAAAGCTTGACGGCGACACCCGGGGCGGCGCAGCGCTTTCCATCCGCGCAGTGACCGGAAAACCGATTTTATATATTGGTATGGGCGAGAAGCTCTCGGATCTTGAGCAGTTTTACCCGGACCGTATGGCCTCCAGGATCCTGGGCATGGGTGATATCCTGACCCTGATCGAGAAGGCCGAGATGGAGATGGACGAGGAAAAGGCCAGGGAGATGAGCCAGAAGCTGCGCAAGGCAGAGTTTGACTACAACGATTTCCTGGACCAGATGCGCCAGATCAAGAAGATGGGCGGTATGAACAGCATCATGAGCATGATGCCGGGCATGGCCCAGATGAAGGGCGGCATTCCGGAGGTGGATGAAAAGTCCATGGACCGGGTGGAGGCGATCATCCTTTCCATGACAAAAGAGGAGCGGGCCAATCCCGGCCTCATAAATCCTTCCAGGAAACAGCGGATCGCAAAGGGAGCCGGTGTGGAGATCAGTGAGGTCAACCGCATCGTCAAACAGTTTGACCAGATGAAGAAGATGATGAAACAGCTTCCGGGTATGATGGGCGGCAAAAAAGGCCGCGGCGGCCTGGGCGGAATGTTCGGCAAGATGAAGATGCCGTTCTGA
- the rpsP gene encoding 30S ribosomal protein S16 encodes MAVKMRLKRMGAKKKPFYRIVVADSRSPRDGRFIEEVGTYDPNLEPSGIKFDEEATKKWLATGAQPTDRVAKLLKTAGIQ; translated from the coding sequence ATGGCAGTAAAGATGAGATTAAAAAGAATGGGTGCTAAGAAAAAACCTTTCTATAGAATCGTAGTTGCAGATTCCCGCTCCCCGAGAGACGGCAGATTCATCGAGGAAGTTGGTACTTACGATCCGAACCTGGAGCCGAGCGGCATCAAGTTCGATGAGGAAGCAACAAAGAAGTGGTTAGCAACCGGTGCTCAGCCAACTGATCGCGTAGCGAAGCTTTTGAAGACCGCTGGCATCCAGTAA
- a CDS encoding KH domain-containing protein, whose amino-acid sequence MKELVEVIARALVDNPDEVVVTETEKDGETFVELKVAPSDMGKVIGKQGRIAKAIRSVVKAAASKEEKKVVVDIQ is encoded by the coding sequence ATGAAAGAATTAGTTGAGGTAATCGCGAGAGCATTAGTTGACAATCCCGATGAAGTGGTTGTCACCGAGACAGAAAAGGATGGCGAAACTTTCGTTGAGCTGAAGGTCGCACCGTCCGATATGGGCAAGGTGATTGGCAAGCAGGGACGCATTGCGAAAGCGATCCGTTCTGTAGTCAAGGCGGCTGCTTCCAAAGAAGAGAAAAAGGTTGTTGTTGATATTCAATAG
- the rimM gene encoding ribosome maturation factor RimM (Essential for efficient processing of 16S rRNA): MENTLRVGVISSTHGVRGEVKVFPTTDDLNRFKKLKTVILDTGHEQMTLNIEGVKFFKNMAILKFKEFNDINEVEKYRGKDLLILRDQAVKLGPDENFIVDLIGLRVVTDEGEEFGVLKDVLQTGANDVYVIDGKDGKEYLFPAIKQCILKVDLEAQEIIVHIMDGLLDL; the protein is encoded by the coding sequence ATGGAAAACACATTGCGGGTAGGGGTGATCTCCTCCACGCACGGCGTGAGGGGGGAGGTCAAGGTATTTCCCACCACAGACGATTTAAACCGTTTTAAAAAACTGAAAACAGTCATCCTGGACACCGGACATGAGCAGATGACGCTGAACATTGAGGGCGTTAAGTTTTTCAAGAACATGGCTATCCTGAAGTTCAAGGAGTTTAACGATATAAATGAAGTGGAAAAATACAGGGGAAAGGACCTGCTGATCTTACGCGACCAGGCCGTGAAGCTGGGACCGGATGAGAATTTTATCGTGGATCTGATCGGCCTTAGGGTCGTGACCGACGAGGGGGAGGAGTTCGGTGTCCTGAAGGACGTGCTCCAGACCGGGGCCAACGATGTATATGTGATCGATGGGAAGGACGGGAAAGAGTACCTGTTCCCGGCGATCAAACAGTGTATCCTGAAGGTGGACTTGGAGGCGCAGGAGATCATTGTACACATTATGGACGGGCTTTTAGATCTGTAA
- the trmD gene encoding tRNA (guanosine(37)-N1)-methyltransferase TrmD, with protein sequence MNYHILTLFPDMVLDGLNTSIIGRAVDKGLLSIEAVNIRDYTKEKHGHVDDAPYGGGAGMVMQAAPVCDAYEALCERLGKRPRVLYMTPQGRVFNQKIAEELAKEEDLVFLCGHYEGIDERALELIATDYLSIGDYVLTGGELPAMVMIDCISRLVPGVLNNDVSAEIESFHDNLLEYPQYTRPEVYEGMQVPEVLLSGHHKNIEEWRRRQSIKRTLERRPDLLEGANLSKKEAAFLEELKRGPEETSEE encoded by the coding sequence ATGAATTATCATATTTTGACCTTATTCCCGGATATGGTGCTTGACGGTCTCAATACCAGCATTATCGGGAGGGCTGTGGATAAGGGTCTGCTGTCCATTGAGGCGGTCAATATCCGGGATTACACAAAGGAGAAGCACGGTCACGTAGATGACGCTCCTTATGGCGGCGGCGCAGGCATGGTGATGCAGGCGGCTCCGGTGTGCGATGCCTACGAGGCGCTCTGTGAGAGGCTTGGTAAGCGGCCAAGAGTGCTCTATATGACGCCTCAGGGAAGGGTATTCAACCAGAAGATCGCCGAGGAGCTGGCGAAAGAGGAAGATCTGGTATTCCTCTGCGGACATTATGAAGGGATCGACGAGCGCGCGTTAGAGTTGATCGCGACGGATTATCTGTCTATCGGCGATTATGTGCTGACGGGAGGCGAGCTTCCGGCCATGGTGATGATCGACTGCATCTCCCGCCTGGTGCCGGGGGTTTTGAACAATGATGTGTCTGCGGAGATCGAGTCCTTCCATGACAATCTGCTGGAATATCCTCAGTACACCAGACCGGAGGTCTATGAGGGAATGCAGGTACCGGAGGTTTTGTTGTCCGGACACCACAAGAATATTGAGGAGTGGCGGCGAAGACAGTCCATCAAGCGGACCTTGGAGCGGAGGCCGGATCTGTTGGAGGGAGCCAATCTTTCGAAGAAGGAAGCGGCGTTTTTGGAGGAACTGAAGCGGGGACCAGAAGAAACGTCAGAAGAATGA
- the rplS gene encoding 50S ribosomal protein L19 — MNEIIKNIEAAQLKASVPEFHVGDTVKVYNKIKEGNRERIQVFEGTVIKRQNGGARETFTVRKNSNGIGVEKTWPVHSPFVDNIEVVRRGKVRRAKLNYLRDRVGKAAKVKELVK; from the coding sequence ATGAACGAAATTATTAAGAACATCGAAGCAGCTCAGTTAAAGGCTTCCGTACCGGAATTCCACGTTGGCGATACCGTTAAGGTCTACAACAAGATCAAAGAGGGTAACCGCGAGAGAATCCAGGTATTTGAAGGAACCGTGATCAAGAGACAGAACGGCGGCGCAAGAGAGACCTTCACCGTACGTAAGAACTCCAACGGTATCGGCGTAGAGAAGACCTGGCCAGTACATTCCCCGTTCGTTGACAACATCGAAGTTGTCAGAAGAGGTAAAGTAAGACGTGCGAAACTGAACTACTTGAGAGACCGCGTTGGTAAGGCTGCCAAGGTAAAAGAATTAGTAAAATAA
- the lepB gene encoding signal peptidase I encodes MEFYQNEEPNLIRRISGWVVDVVVALAFAWFCLTFFGTQVTMNGQSMQPLIDSGDVVLMNRLVYEFGKPDRMDVVVFEREDKKTNVKRVIGVPGDVVQIKDSRLYLNGELLELEDKDLETVALAGLAENPVELGEKEYFLLGDNRDSSEDSRFANVGNVKEEQILGKVWLRISPLIDFGLIRSR; translated from the coding sequence TTGGAATTTTATCAGAATGAAGAACCGAACCTGATCCGGCGCATATCCGGATGGGTTGTGGATGTTGTAGTAGCGCTGGCTTTTGCATGGTTCTGCCTGACCTTTTTCGGCACGCAGGTCACCATGAACGGACAGTCCATGCAGCCGCTTATTGATTCCGGGGATGTGGTCTTAATGAACCGCCTGGTCTACGAGTTCGGGAAACCGGACCGGATGGATGTGGTGGTATTTGAGCGGGAGGACAAAAAGACCAATGTCAAGCGGGTCATCGGAGTGCCCGGGGATGTGGTCCAGATCAAGGACAGCCGGCTCTACTTAAACGGAGAACTGCTTGAGCTTGAGGATAAAGACTTGGAAACGGTGGCCCTGGCCGGCCTTGCGGAGAATCCTGTAGAGCTGGGAGAAAAAGAGTATTTCCTCCTGGGGGATAACCGTGACAGCAGTGAGGACAGCCGTTTTGCAAATGTGGGAAATGTAAAAGAGGAACAGATACTGGGTAAGGTATGGCTTCGGATCTCTCCGTTGATCGATTTTGGCCTGATCCGGTCCAGATAG